One genomic segment of Eikenella corrodens includes these proteins:
- the lon gene encoding endopeptidase La, whose amino-acid sequence MTQSQHNPAETRTLPMLPLRDVVVYPHMVLPLFVGRPKSIAALDAAIEQDGPVFLLAQKNPANEDPGTDDLHTIGTLANILQVLKLPDGTVKVLVEGMQRARALSVNDSGDYFQAEIEVLAAEENTDGHDYEALRRTLLAQFDQFIKLNKKIPGEVAGTIHGITDHSRLVDTIAAHLQLKLEQRQEILEITDVAERMEHLLGQLEAELDILQVEKRIRGRVKRQMEKSQRDYYLNEQVKAIQKELGEGDEREELDQLEQQVREAGMSKEAEEKALGEMKKLRMMPPMSAESSVVRNYIETLVDIPWKKKSKVSKDIVQADLVLNADHYGLEKVKERILEYLAVQKRMNKLKGPILCLVGPPGVGKTSLGQSIAKATGRKYVRMALGGIHDESEIRGHRRTYIGSMPGKIIQNMIKAGVNNPLFLLDEIDKLGRDFRGDPASALLEVLDPEQNHSFADHYVEVDFDLSNVMFLATSNSMDIPPALLDRMEIIRLSGYTEDEKVNIAMQYLVPKQIERNGVKKGEIDIQESAVRDIIRYYTREAGVRSLDREIAKICRKVVMKQVLEQDKKAGAKRAAAPQIVVVDATNLHEYLGVRRFDYGVAENENRVGQVTGLAWTEVGGELLTIEAVALKGKGNILRTGKLGDVMQESISAAWSVVRSRAEVLGIAPDFYEKTDIHVHVPEGATPKDGPSAGIGMTLAIVSSLTGIPVRADVAMTGEITLRGEVLPIGGLKEKLLAALRGGIKHVLIPQENVKDLEEIPQNVKEGLEIHPVRWIDEVLSFGLEYQPQPWQDVPAAKPKTPAKSGGRATKH is encoded by the coding sequence ATGACCCAATCCCAGCATAATCCCGCTGAAACCCGCACCCTGCCGATGTTGCCGCTGCGTGACGTGGTGGTGTATCCGCATATGGTGCTGCCGCTGTTTGTCGGCCGCCCCAAATCCATTGCCGCGCTGGATGCCGCCATCGAGCAAGACGGGCCGGTGTTCCTTTTGGCGCAGAAAAATCCGGCCAACGAAGACCCCGGCACAGACGATTTGCACACCATCGGCACGCTGGCCAACATCCTGCAAGTGCTGAAATTGCCCGACGGCACGGTGAAGGTGCTGGTAGAAGGCATGCAGCGCGCCCGCGCATTGTCGGTGAACGACAGCGGCGATTATTTCCAAGCCGAAATTGAAGTGCTGGCTGCCGAAGAAAACACCGACGGCCACGACTACGAAGCCCTGCGCCGCACGCTTTTGGCGCAGTTCGACCAGTTCATCAAGCTCAACAAGAAAATCCCCGGCGAAGTGGCCGGCACCATTCACGGCATCACCGACCACAGCCGCCTGGTGGACACCATTGCCGCCCACTTGCAGCTCAAGTTGGAGCAGCGGCAGGAGATTTTGGAAATCACCGACGTGGCCGAGCGCATGGAACATCTGCTTGGCCAGCTGGAAGCTGAGCTGGACATTTTGCAAGTAGAAAAACGTATCCGTGGCCGGGTGAAGCGGCAGATGGAAAAATCCCAGCGCGACTATTATCTGAACGAGCAAGTAAAAGCGATTCAGAAAGAGTTGGGCGAGGGCGATGAACGCGAAGAGCTCGACCAACTCGAACAGCAGGTGCGCGAAGCCGGCATGAGCAAGGAAGCGGAAGAAAAAGCGCTGGGTGAAATGAAAAAGCTGCGCATGATGCCGCCGATGTCGGCTGAGTCTTCCGTGGTGCGCAACTATATCGAAACGCTGGTAGACATTCCGTGGAAGAAGAAAAGCAAGGTCAGCAAAGATATTGTGCAGGCCGATTTGGTGCTCAATGCCGACCACTACGGCTTGGAAAAGGTGAAAGAGCGCATTTTGGAATATTTGGCCGTGCAAAAACGCATGAACAAGCTCAAAGGCCCGATTCTGTGCCTGGTGGGCCCGCCCGGCGTGGGTAAAACCTCGCTTGGCCAATCTATTGCCAAAGCCACCGGCCGTAAATATGTGCGCATGGCTTTGGGCGGCATCCATGACGAGAGCGAAATCCGCGGCCATCGCCGTACCTACATCGGCTCGATGCCGGGCAAAATCATCCAAAATATGATTAAAGCCGGCGTGAATAATCCGCTGTTCCTGCTGGACGAAATCGATAAACTCGGCCGCGATTTCCGTGGCGATCCGGCCAGTGCGCTGTTGGAGGTGCTTGATCCGGAGCAAAACCACTCCTTTGCCGACCACTATGTGGAAGTGGATTTCGACCTGAGCAATGTGATGTTCCTCGCTACTTCCAACAGCATGGACATCCCGCCCGCGCTGCTCGACCGCATGGAAATTATCCGACTTTCCGGCTACACCGAAGACGAAAAAGTAAATATTGCCATGCAATATCTCGTGCCCAAGCAAATTGAGCGCAACGGGGTGAAAAAAGGCGAAATCGATATTCAAGAAAGCGCAGTACGCGACATCATCCGCTACTACACCCGTGAAGCCGGCGTACGCTCACTCGACCGCGAAATCGCCAAAATCTGCCGTAAGGTGGTGATGAAGCAGGTATTGGAGCAAGATAAAAAAGCCGGTGCCAAACGCGCTGCTGCGCCGCAAATCGTGGTGGTGGATGCCACCAACCTGCACGAATACCTTGGTGTGCGCCGCTTCGATTACGGTGTGGCCGAGAACGAAAACCGTGTCGGCCAGGTTACCGGCCTGGCGTGGACGGAAGTCGGCGGCGAGCTGCTCACCATCGAAGCCGTTGCGCTCAAAGGCAAAGGCAATATCCTGCGCACCGGTAAGCTGGGTGATGTGATGCAGGAATCGATTTCTGCCGCTTGGAGCGTGGTACGCTCGCGTGCCGAAGTATTGGGCATTGCACCGGATTTCTACGAGAAAACCGATATCCATGTGCACGTTCCGGAAGGTGCTACGCCTAAAGACGGCCCCAGCGCCGGTATCGGCATGACGCTGGCCATTGTGTCTTCGCTCACCGGTATTCCCGTGCGTGCCGACGTGGCCATGACCGGTGAAATCACCCTGCGTGGCGAAGTGTTGCCCATCGGCGGTTTGAAGGAAAAACTGTTAGCTGCCCTGCGCGGCGGCATCAAGCATGTGCTGATTCCGCAGGAAAACGTGAAAGATTTGGAAGAAATTCCGCAAAACGTGAAAGAAGGGCTAGAAATCCACCCGGTGCGTTGGATTGACGAAGTGCTTTCCTTCGGCCTGGAATATCAGCCGCAACCTTGGCAGGACGTGCCCGCAGCTAAGCCGAAAACCCCGGCAAAATCCGGCGGCCGCGCCACCAAGCATTAA
- a CDS encoding metal ABC transporter permease — MLDMLLEPFAYEYMVKAIVLSAAVGGMCAFLSSYLMLKGWSLIGDALSHSVVPGVAVTYALGLPYSAGAFVSGILAALSILWIRAITQLKEDAVIGFIFTTFFAIGLFIVSVNPTAVNVQEIVLGNILGIADEDIFQVAIIIGVCLLFMLLTWKNLLLVFFDETQAVAVGLSPLRYKILFFCLLSACVVAALQTVGAILVIAMVVTPGATAYLLTDRFGKLVLIAVALGIITCALGAYISFFLDGATGGVIVSLQSLLFLLAFVFAPKYGLLRQKFGAAPQAAEETEPGHV; from the coding sequence ATGTTAGACATGCTGCTGGAGCCGTTTGCCTATGAATACATGGTGAAGGCCATCGTGCTGAGTGCGGCGGTGGGCGGCATGTGTGCATTTTTGTCGTCTTATTTAATGCTCAAAGGCTGGTCGCTGATTGGCGACGCGCTGTCGCACTCGGTGGTACCCGGCGTGGCGGTTACCTATGCGCTCGGCCTGCCCTATTCCGCCGGTGCGTTTGTATCCGGCATTTTGGCGGCACTGTCGATTTTATGGATACGCGCCATCACGCAGCTGAAAGAAGATGCGGTAATCGGCTTTATCTTCACCACCTTCTTTGCCATCGGCCTGTTTATCGTGTCGGTGAACCCGACTGCGGTCAACGTGCAGGAAATCGTGTTGGGCAATATTTTAGGCATTGCCGACGAAGATATTTTTCAGGTAGCCATCATCATCGGCGTGTGCCTGCTGTTTATGCTGCTCACTTGGAAAAACCTGCTCTTGGTGTTTTTTGACGAAACCCAGGCCGTGGCCGTCGGCCTCTCGCCGTTGCGCTATAAAATTTTGTTTTTCTGCCTGCTCAGCGCCTGCGTGGTGGCCGCGCTGCAAACCGTGGGCGCGATTTTGGTGATCGCCATGGTGGTTACTCCCGGCGCCACCGCCTATCTGCTCACCGACCGCTTCGGCAAGCTGGTGCTGATTGCCGTGGCGCTCGGTATCATTACCTGTGCTCTGGGCGCCTACATCAGCTTTTTCCTCGACGGCGCCACTGGCGGCGTGATTGTTAGCCTACAAAGCCTGCTGTTCCTGCTCGCCTTCGTGTTTGCGCCCAAATATGGCCTGTTGCGGCAAAAATTCGGTGCCGCACCGCAGGCGGCGGAAGAAACGGAGCCCGGCCATGTCTGA
- a CDS encoding SMI1/KNR4 family protein, translating to MWYQAFKFYDQHPPATPDDITAFRTPLPEAERANALNYLEPYSVQLSATRYCLPPHFYIPNELMQLWQYSVHGGITGNGQDFGYFSPAETVSYYFGYQFWYYAPNLLPIAFDGGGVFYCYDFGQPGPLIVLKDSGSDDLGVPVGSSLADVLAQELDY from the coding sequence ATGTGGTATCAAGCATTTAAATTTTACGACCAACACCCTCCTGCCACGCCGGACGACATTACCGCATTCCGCACCCCTTTGCCCGAAGCCGAACGCGCCAACGCATTAAACTATCTCGAACCTTACTCAGTACAGCTCAGTGCCACCAGATATTGCCTACCGCCCCACTTTTATATCCCCAACGAACTGATGCAGCTTTGGCAATATTCTGTGCACGGCGGCATCACGGGCAATGGGCAGGATTTTGGCTACTTCTCACCGGCAGAAACTGTATCTTATTATTTTGGCTATCAGTTCTGGTATTACGCGCCCAATTTGCTGCCGATTGCATTCGATGGCGGCGGCGTGTTCTATTGTTACGATTTCGGGCAGCCCGGCCCTTTAATTGTGCTGAAGGACTCAGGCTCGGATGACCTGGGCGTTCCTGTTGGCAGCAGCCTTGCCGACGTGCTGGCTCAAGAATTGGATTACTGA
- the mnmC gene encoding FAD-dependent 5-carboxymethylaminomethyl-2-thiouridine(34) oxidoreductase MnmC: MTTPTLIWQGIPTEQELTAAISQHPRAACIFLSDDFSGSLHEPDKGYLKSCAASAANFIPADANPLQRDIYLLPAAAAAELAQYGFGEPVWQNSPSVPQQASPSKPWQIAPPPIPVERVLIIGGGIAGAATAHALARRGISSLILEQNDQPARSASGNRQGLLYAKISAHPTLQTRLLLGSYGYSRRLLEHLLPHSPDWQACGVLHLNHNQSETRRNRELAEQRANRHLYYAVRPAEAESLSGIPLSGQSGLFWPQGAWLNPPSFATTLLESPRIRVLTQHRLTNLQRHGSEWQLAVDTPQGMQTFSGSHIVFCCGAEQLADILPEALPLQFIRGQTSLAEASPLSRQLRCALSADAYISPEYRHQHCFGASFVPNEQNSELRTAEDDGNHAKLAQLSPELAAALPAYQSGHAAVRADCYDHLPAVGALGDWAAMRVQYAKLAHDKNYRLPDLPCPHLPGLFVNSGHGSRGLATAPLCGELVAAQLLGQPLPAEPEVAAALSPNRLLIRRIIHRQT, translated from the coding sequence ATGACTACCCCTACCCTCATCTGGCAAGGCATCCCTACCGAGCAAGAGCTTACCGCCGCCATCTCCCAGCATCCCCGCGCGGCCTGCATTTTTCTCAGCGACGATTTTTCAGGTAGCCTCCATGAGCCCGATAAAGGCTACCTGAAAAGTTGTGCCGCCTCTGCTGCCAACTTTATCCCCGCCGATGCCAACCCGCTGCAACGCGATATTTATCTGCTGCCCGCAGCCGCGGCCGCCGAGTTGGCACAATACGGTTTCGGCGAACCGGTTTGGCAAAACAGTCCATCTGTGCCGCAACAGGCTAGCCCAAGCAAACCCTGGCAAATCGCGCCGCCGCCCATCCCTGTGGAACGCGTGCTGATTATCGGCGGCGGCATTGCCGGCGCGGCCACCGCCCACGCCCTAGCCCGACGCGGTATCAGCAGCCTAATCCTCGAGCAAAACGACCAGCCCGCCCGCTCCGCCTCCGGCAACCGGCAAGGCCTGCTCTACGCCAAAATTTCCGCCCACCCCACCCTGCAAACCCGCCTCCTGCTTGGCAGCTACGGCTACAGCCGCCGTCTGCTCGAACACCTTCTGCCCCATAGCCCGGATTGGCAGGCTTGCGGCGTGCTGCACCTTAACCACAATCAGAGCGAAACCCGCCGCAACCGCGAACTGGCCGAGCAACGCGCCAACCGCCATCTTTATTACGCCGTCCGCCCCGCCGAAGCCGAATCGCTTTCCGGTATCCCGCTTAGTGGGCAAAGCGGTCTGTTCTGGCCGCAGGGGGCGTGGCTCAACCCGCCATCCTTCGCCACCACCCTGCTCGAATCCCCCCGCATCCGAGTGCTCACGCAGCACCGCCTCACCAATCTACAACGCCACGGCAGCGAATGGCAGCTGGCGGTGGATACGCCGCAAGGCATGCAGACTTTTTCAGGTAGCCACATCGTGTTCTGCTGCGGCGCCGAGCAATTGGCCGATATCCTGCCCGAAGCCCTGCCGCTGCAATTCATCCGCGGCCAAACCAGCCTGGCCGAGGCCTCGCCCCTCAGCCGACAGCTGCGCTGCGCCCTAAGCGCCGATGCCTATATTTCACCGGAGTATCGTCATCAGCACTGTTTCGGTGCCAGCTTCGTGCCCAATGAGCAAAACAGCGAGTTGCGTACCGCTGAAGACGACGGCAACCACGCCAAACTGGCGCAACTCTCGCCCGAACTCGCCGCCGCCCTGCCTGCCTACCAGTCCGGCCATGCCGCCGTGCGCGCAGACTGCTACGACCACCTGCCCGCCGTTGGTGCATTGGGCGACTGGGCGGCGATGCGTGTGCAATACGCCAAACTCGCCCATGATAAAAACTACCGCCTGCCCGACCTGCCCTGCCCCCACCTGCCCGGCCTGTTTGTGAACAGCGGGCACGGCAGCCGCGGCCTCGCCACCGCCCCGCTGTGCGGCGAACTGGTAGCTGCTCAGCTATTGGGGCAGCCGCTGCCCGCCGAACCAGAAGTGGCCGCCGCCCTCTCCCCCAACCGCCTGCTGATTCGCCGCATTATTCATCGGCAAACTTAA
- a CDS encoding peptidylprolyl isomerase, with protein MFAIVEKHRRLSQVLLGLITVTFVGFGAQTLTSGMHSSYISKIGNTHITAEQVQELLREAPRHSDQPISKDDVYQSLVQQAYFDQGAAELGVGELSIEQIKGVITRDPSFQVNGQFSPEQFQAYLRQRGITEERLIEEMRSQYRRQTLISLLSNGNIVSDSQANQILALTGSERELRTAPFNAADFASKVQPTDAALRSYFEANKAKYALPLAVKLEFVDLNVEELAKQQTVSAQELQEAYSNLPTAASEAKPPFESVKAQLEESVRQRKAAQALGNAREQLAQLAFDHPDSLQKVAQEMKLPLQKHEEWLSQPEAAAAKLPQAVQEAMFSAEVIERRHNSEVLDMGNGVLRVLRATDVSKARNQSFEEAKEAVRKDYVAVESAKLAQAAAAQALSNLQAGKAVDNLQWSNPEKASATQLQQAVGLQNFAAIVKAHPQNGKPGYAVITLPNGNAALVEVRAISLPENSKQQLPELRQQVAGRNTEAFYRQYLQVLQRKYPIQHGSQKLDRDEN; from the coding sequence ATGTTTGCCATCGTCGAAAAACACCGCCGCCTGTCTCAAGTGCTCCTTGGGCTGATTACTGTTACCTTTGTGGGATTCGGTGCCCAAACCCTTACTTCGGGTATGCACAGCAGCTATATCAGCAAAATCGGCAATACCCACATCACTGCCGAGCAAGTGCAGGAACTGCTGAGGGAAGCGCCGCGGCATAGCGACCAACCCATCAGCAAAGACGACGTTTACCAATCGCTGGTGCAGCAAGCCTATTTCGATCAGGGTGCAGCAGAGCTGGGCGTTGGCGAGCTTTCTATTGAACAAATCAAGGGTGTGATTACGCGCGATCCTTCATTCCAAGTCAACGGCCAATTCAGCCCCGAGCAGTTTCAAGCCTATCTGCGCCAAAGAGGGATTACCGAAGAGCGGCTGATTGAGGAAATGCGCAGCCAGTATCGCCGCCAAACCCTTATCAGCCTGTTGAGCAACGGCAATATCGTTAGCGACAGCCAAGCTAACCAAATCCTTGCCCTTACCGGCAGCGAGCGTGAGTTGCGTACTGCGCCCTTCAATGCGGCCGATTTTGCCAGCAAAGTACAGCCCACTGATGCCGCCTTGCGCAGCTATTTTGAAGCCAACAAAGCCAAATATGCCTTGCCTTTGGCAGTGAAGCTTGAGTTTGTTGATTTGAACGTAGAAGAGCTGGCCAAACAGCAAACTGTGAGTGCGCAGGAGTTGCAAGAGGCCTACAGCAACCTGCCCACCGCCGCCAGCGAAGCCAAGCCGCCGTTTGAGAGCGTGAAAGCCCAGCTGGAAGAGAGCGTGCGCCAGCGTAAAGCCGCCCAAGCCTTAGGTAATGCACGTGAACAGTTGGCACAACTGGCCTTCGACCACCCGGACAGCCTGCAAAAAGTGGCACAGGAAATGAAGCTGCCGCTGCAAAAACATGAAGAATGGCTCAGCCAGCCCGAAGCTGCCGCCGCCAAGCTGCCGCAAGCCGTGCAGGAAGCCATGTTCAGCGCCGAGGTGATCGAGCGCCGCCACAATTCTGAAGTATTGGATATGGGCAACGGCGTATTGCGCGTGTTGCGTGCCACCGATGTGAGCAAAGCCCGCAATCAAAGCTTTGAAGAAGCCAAGGAAGCGGTGCGCAAAGATTATGTGGCCGTGGAGAGTGCCAAGCTGGCACAAGCTGCCGCTGCTCAAGCCTTGAGCAATCTGCAAGCCGGTAAGGCAGTGGATAACCTGCAATGGAGCAATCCGGAAAAAGCCAGTGCCACCCAGCTGCAACAAGCCGTTGGCCTGCAAAACTTTGCCGCCATCGTGAAAGCCCATCCGCAAAACGGCAAACCCGGCTACGCAGTGATTACCCTGCCCAACGGTAATGCCGCCTTGGTGGAAGTACGCGCCATCAGCCTGCCGGAAAACAGCAAACAGCAGTTGCCGGAGCTGCGCCAACAAGTTGCCGGACGCAATACCGAAGCGTTCTACCGCCAATATCTGCAAGTGCTGCAACGAAAATACCCGATACAGCATGGCTCGCAGAAATTGGATCGGGATGAAAACTGA
- a CDS encoding HU family DNA-binding protein, producing the protein MNKSELIEAIAKEADISKAAAGKALDGFTKAVTTALKKGDTVTLVGFGTFYVGERAERKGRNPQTGKELIIPAAKSPKFRAGKALKDAL; encoded by the coding sequence GTGAACAAGTCTGAATTGATTGAAGCGATTGCTAAGGAAGCTGACATTTCCAAGGCTGCTGCCGGCAAGGCACTGGATGGTTTTACCAAGGCTGTTACCACCGCTCTGAAAAAAGGCGACACCGTAACTCTGGTTGGCTTCGGCACTTTCTACGTGGGCGAACGCGCCGAACGCAAAGGCCGCAACCCGCAAACCGGTAAAGAACTGATTATTCCGGCTGCCAAATCTCCGAAATTCCGTGCAGGTAAAGCGTTGAAAGATGCGCTGTAA
- a CDS encoding ATP-binding cassette domain-containing protein: MSEQAASISVESVTVRYSNGHTAIRDVSFTLQGGTTCALVGVNGSGKSTLFKSLMGQIKPKSGSIRLCGLPVPQALKRNLVAYVPQSEEVDWQFPVSVYDVVMQGRYGYLNFLRLPKAEDKRKVQEAMERVGIAHLAQRQIGELSGGQKKRVFLARALAQQSKIILLDEPFTGVDVKTEDAIVDLLGQLRAQGHLILVSTHNLGMVPDFCDQVVMINRTVLAAGRTEHTFNQHNLELAFGGVLRHFRLSGSDLHDDEDSRVLTVLTDDERPAVFYGQAKNDPPAVPCCSDAQGSCAKQENGSEGDGSC; encoded by the coding sequence ATGTCTGAACAAGCCGCCTCCATCAGCGTTGAATCGGTAACGGTTCGCTACAGCAACGGCCACACGGCCATCCGCGACGTGAGCTTCACGCTGCAAGGCGGCACCACCTGCGCGCTGGTGGGCGTAAACGGCAGCGGCAAATCTACCCTGTTTAAAAGCCTGATGGGGCAGATTAAGCCGAAATCGGGCAGCATCCGCCTGTGCGGTCTGCCCGTGCCGCAGGCGCTCAAGCGCAACCTGGTGGCCTATGTGCCGCAGAGCGAGGAAGTGGATTGGCAGTTTCCCGTGTCGGTGTACGACGTGGTGATGCAGGGGCGCTACGGCTACCTGAATTTCCTGCGCCTGCCCAAAGCCGAAGACAAACGCAAAGTTCAGGAAGCCATGGAACGGGTAGGCATTGCCCATTTGGCGCAGCGGCAAATCGGCGAGCTATCCGGCGGGCAGAAAAAACGCGTATTCCTGGCGCGCGCACTGGCGCAGCAGAGCAAGATTATCCTACTGGATGAGCCGTTTACCGGCGTTGATGTGAAAACCGAAGATGCGATTGTGGATTTGCTCGGCCAGCTGCGCGCGCAGGGGCATCTGATTTTGGTATCGACCCACAACCTCGGCATGGTGCCCGACTTCTGCGACCAAGTGGTGATGATCAACCGTACCGTGCTGGCCGCCGGCCGCACCGAACACACTTTTAACCAACACAACCTCGAATTGGCCTTCGGCGGCGTGCTGCGCCATTTCCGCCTCTCTGGCAGCGATTTGCACGACGACGAAGACAGCCGAGTGCTCACCGTACTCACCGACGACGAACGCCCCGCCGTGTTCTACGGCCAAGCCAAAAACGATCCGCCCGCTGTGCCCTGTTGCAGCGATGCCCAAGGCAGCTGTGCGAAGCAGGAAAACGGCAGTGAAGGAGATGGCTCATGTTAG
- a CDS encoding metal ABC transporter substrate-binding protein — translation MRRLLSAFCLLAALGLAAPAYAKFKVVTTFTVIQDIAQNVAGDAAVVESITKPGAEIHDYQPTPQDIAKAQSADLVLWNGLNLERWFERFFQNVRNKPAVVVTQGITPMSIHEGPYRGQPNPHAWMSTRNALIYVENIKNALIKYDPQNAATYTRNAAAYAQRIRNLDRPLREKLARVPQNQRFLVTSEGAFSYLARDYGFKEVYLWPINAEQQGTPQQVRRVINTVRQNHIPVVFSESTVSPRPMRQVSRETGAKYGGVLYVDSLSAKNGPVPTYLDLLNTTVSTIVRGFGK, via the coding sequence ATGCGCCGATTATTATCCGCATTCTGCCTGCTGGCCGCTCTAGGCTTGGCCGCGCCGGCTTATGCCAAATTCAAAGTAGTCACCACCTTCACCGTGATCCAGGATATTGCCCAAAACGTGGCGGGGGATGCCGCGGTGGTGGAATCGATTACCAAGCCGGGTGCAGAAATCCACGATTACCAGCCCACGCCGCAAGACATTGCCAAAGCGCAATCTGCCGATTTGGTGCTGTGGAACGGGCTGAACCTGGAACGCTGGTTTGAACGTTTCTTCCAAAACGTACGCAATAAACCGGCAGTGGTGGTTACGCAAGGCATTACCCCGATGTCGATTCATGAAGGCCCCTATCGCGGCCAGCCCAATCCGCACGCTTGGATGTCTACCCGCAATGCCTTAATCTATGTGGAAAACATTAAAAACGCGCTGATTAAATACGACCCGCAAAACGCCGCCACCTACACCCGCAACGCCGCCGCCTATGCCCAGCGCATCCGCAACCTAGACCGCCCCTTGCGCGAAAAACTGGCGCGGGTGCCGCAAAACCAGCGTTTCTTGGTGACCAGCGAAGGCGCGTTCAGCTATCTGGCACGCGACTACGGCTTTAAAGAAGTGTATCTATGGCCAATTAATGCCGAGCAGCAAGGCACGCCGCAACAGGTGCGCCGCGTAATCAACACCGTGCGGCAAAACCATATTCCGGTAGTGTTCAGCGAGAGCACCGTATCGCCGCGCCCGATGCGGCAAGTATCGCGCGAAACCGGCGCCAAATACGGCGGCGTATTGTATGTGGATTCGCTTTCCGCCAAAAACGGCCCGGTGCCCACCTACCTCGACCTGCTCAATACCACGGTTTCCACCATTGTTAGAGGATTTGGAAAATAA
- a CDS encoding phospholipase D-like domain-containing protein, translating to MSNRTILLDHPQPLLDQLHARSSSSEMHGGNSVQLLQDSRENFPAWLEAVTAAEHYVLIEMYIFADNDFGVRLRDLLVEKCRQGVSVVLVYDWIGSLWPSVCRFFEPLKQAGAQVVAYNPPGFASGIGLLSRNHRKSFVIDGHTAFVSGLCVSSAWEGNPTTGVAPWRDTGLKLQGPVVAEVVQALSDTLRSQGERLPENITPYDGTAAGTVRAGVVATTPSNNNMMRLDLNALALARRNLWLTDAYFMPTRLYTQALINAANDGVDVRILVPRTSDIRWIGRVSRIRYRSLLEAGVRVFEWDGPMIHAKSAIADGQWTRVGSTNLNFSSWYLNRELDVVIEDAVVVHQLEQMFLQDLANATEIVLNSSERRAALRRRHQMLSKRHRRQRAQAAARQLLQLSSMFRGNFYGTRTVDENEAKSYLSLGISMLALALLLWFAPYLLVVPLIFLLLAGGLSTTVHAVRQLWRFRRRKRSGKTDQSG from the coding sequence ATGTCCAACCGCACCATCCTCCTCGACCACCCGCAGCCGCTGCTCGACCAGCTGCATGCGCGTTCCAGCAGCAGCGAAATGCACGGCGGCAACAGCGTGCAACTCTTGCAGGACAGCCGCGAAAACTTTCCCGCCTGGCTGGAAGCAGTGACTGCTGCCGAGCATTATGTGCTGATTGAAATGTATATTTTCGCCGACAACGATTTCGGCGTGCGGCTGCGAGATTTGCTGGTGGAAAAATGCCGCCAGGGCGTGAGCGTGGTGCTGGTGTACGATTGGATCGGCAGCCTGTGGCCATCGGTGTGTCGCTTTTTTGAGCCGCTCAAGCAGGCCGGTGCGCAAGTGGTGGCCTACAACCCGCCCGGTTTTGCCAGCGGTATCGGCCTGCTCTCGCGCAACCACCGCAAATCCTTCGTGATAGACGGCCATACCGCCTTCGTGAGCGGATTGTGCGTGTCTTCCGCCTGGGAAGGCAATCCGACCACAGGCGTGGCACCGTGGCGCGATACCGGGCTGAAACTACAGGGGCCGGTGGTGGCCGAAGTGGTGCAGGCTTTATCCGACACGCTGCGCTCGCAAGGCGAAAGGCTACCTGAAAACATCACCCCTTATGACGGCACGGCTGCCGGCACGGTGCGCGCCGGTGTAGTGGCCACCACGCCCAGCAACAACAATATGATGCGGCTGGATTTGAACGCGCTGGCGCTGGCGCGGCGCAACCTGTGGCTTACCGACGCCTATTTCATGCCCACCCGCCTCTACACCCAAGCCCTGATCAACGCTGCCAACGATGGTGTGGACGTGCGTATCCTGGTGCCGCGCACTTCCGATATCCGCTGGATAGGCCGCGTGTCGCGCATCCGTTACCGCAGCCTTTTAGAGGCCGGTGTGCGAGTGTTTGAATGGGACGGGCCGATGATTCACGCCAAAAGTGCCATTGCCGACGGCCAATGGACACGCGTGGGCTCAACCAATCTCAATTTCTCCAGCTGGTATCTCAACCGCGAATTAGACGTGGTCATCGAAGATGCGGTGGTGGTGCACCAGCTGGAGCAGATGTTTCTGCAAGACCTCGCCAATGCCACCGAAATCGTGCTCAACAGCAGCGAACGCCGTGCCGCCCTACGCCGACGCCACCAAATGCTCTCCAAGCGGCACCGCCGCCAGCGTGCCCAAGCCGCCGCCCGCCAGCTGTTGCAGCTTTCCAGCATGTTTCGCGGCAACTTCTACGGCACGCGCACGGTGGATGAAAACGAAGCCAAATCCTATCTGAGCCTGGGCATTAGTATGCTGGCGCTGGCGCTGTTGCTGTGGTTTGCGCCCTATCTGCTGGTGGTGCCGCTGATATTTTTGCTGCTGGCCGGCGGGCTTTCCACCACCGTCCACGCCGTGCGCCAACTGTGGCGCTTCCGCCGCCGCAAACGTTCGGGCAAAACGGATCAATCCGGCTAA